Proteins co-encoded in one Coriobacterium glomerans PW2 genomic window:
- a CDS encoding PQQ-binding-like beta-propeller repeat protein has protein sequence MLAGVLISRRRLISTTRLLLAASIATFASGCRSGDQRDGSAGSSSSSGSGAAGNEPEGGGATPGATLVSMTPKGNVRWTKVVVEYANSTTESDDEAAQTAGFASTSNLVLLNGLVYLGAGEEVRAHDAQDGRLVHRKPLKGAIGAAAITVAGGNGTEGDQVLVACTDGSLYALEAVDLDVLWKSVCVQASSMIGSETTRFPNGSEEVHRTYADANWHVTNIACRGNRAYVGFSSYQVDPGSHLICISLDDGSPVWTLPYPGRFASTDGQSELFASDAGLVVPEPEATGVLLLDYESGAEIARIEIDSPLGTGLTTAPEDATRLFALSRQGTLYRLRAKPGSLNIEDAVALSAVPEAGIAQTIPSEARPVLFDGCLLCNLARAKDAEDASIALVDANTLQVIDTVQNFSLDTTPIVLQCRDDPARLLVICLGTDGLWQASYESRHVGAFKRINDDVSCGKTAWDTFVPVDSQGTLYLASGNSNRQRLFAIS, from the coding sequence ATGCTTGCTGGCGTTCTCATCTCGCGTCGCCGTCTGATCAGCACAACCAGACTGCTTCTCGCGGCCTCCATCGCAACCTTCGCGTCGGGATGCCGCTCAGGCGATCAGCGCGATGGGTCTGCCGGGTCCTCGTCCTCGAGCGGCTCTGGAGCCGCTGGCAACGAGCCCGAAGGGGGCGGTGCGACCCCAGGGGCGACGCTGGTCAGCATGACTCCAAAGGGAAATGTGAGGTGGACGAAGGTGGTGGTGGAATATGCCAACAGCACGACCGAATCAGACGATGAGGCCGCGCAGACGGCTGGCTTCGCCTCCACGTCGAATCTCGTTTTGCTGAACGGCCTTGTTTATCTGGGCGCAGGCGAGGAGGTGCGCGCGCACGATGCCCAAGATGGCAGGCTCGTGCATCGAAAGCCCTTGAAAGGAGCTATCGGGGCTGCCGCCATCACCGTAGCGGGAGGCAATGGCACAGAAGGTGATCAGGTGCTCGTTGCATGCACGGACGGCTCGTTGTACGCCCTTGAAGCTGTGGATCTGGACGTACTGTGGAAATCCGTGTGCGTACAGGCCTCTTCCATGATAGGAAGCGAGACGACTCGATTCCCGAACGGCTCTGAAGAGGTGCACCGAACATACGCGGATGCGAACTGGCACGTCACGAACATCGCCTGCAGGGGAAATCGCGCCTATGTCGGATTTTCGAGCTATCAAGTCGATCCCGGTTCGCATCTGATCTGCATATCACTCGACGATGGGTCGCCGGTATGGACGCTGCCCTATCCGGGGAGATTCGCCTCCACAGACGGACAAAGCGAGCTGTTCGCCTCAGATGCAGGACTTGTGGTTCCCGAGCCCGAGGCCACGGGAGTCCTGCTGCTCGACTACGAGTCCGGAGCCGAGATCGCTCGCATTGAGATCGATTCGCCGTTGGGCACGGGACTCACCACCGCACCAGAGGATGCGACGCGCCTTTTTGCGCTCTCCCGGCAAGGAACGCTGTATCGCCTGAGAGCAAAGCCGGGCTCGCTGAACATCGAGGACGCAGTCGCGCTCAGCGCTGTTCCAGAGGCTGGCATCGCGCAAACGATTCCCAGCGAGGCGAGGCCGGTGCTCTTCGACGGTTGCCTACTTTGCAACCTTGCGAGAGCAAAGGATGCTGAGGACGCCTCGATCGCTCTGGTTGATGCGAATACGCTTCAGGTGATCGACACCGTGCAGAATTTCTCCCTTGACACGACGCCGATCGTCTTGCAGTGCAGAGACGATCCCGCACGATTGCTTGTTATTTGTCTGGGCACGGACGGTCTGTGGCAAGCGAGCTATGAGAGCAGGCATGTGGGCGCGTTCAAACGGATCAACGATGATGTCTCATGCGGCAAAACGGCATGGGACACGTTCGTTCCTGTCGATTCGCAGGGCACGTTGTACCTCGCTTCGGGCAACTCCAACAGACAGCGGCTTTTTGCTATCAGCTGA
- a CDS encoding ABC-F family ATP-binding cassette domain-containing protein, translating into MILSVDKVEKSFGARVLFTGASLQINAGERYALVGPNGAGKTTLLKIIMGLDAPDTGSVLFAKDVRVGYLEQETKLASSRSILEEVMASASEIVSLGERAEKLQQQIAAAGEAGGELDALLREYGQVQDRFERLGGYELESSARQILAGLGFHVEDFSRPCAEFSGGWQMRIALAKLFLRHPDLLLLDEPTNHLDLESVQWLRGFIAGYEGAVLIVSHDRAFMDACCDHVAAVENRRVTTYAGNYGAYLRQREENLEQMRLKRAAQEREIAHMQVFVDKFRYKPTKAAQAQERIRRIEQIRQELVILPEGHRHVDFKFPDPPRSGDMVVSLENASKAYGDKQIYDGIDLTLYRGDHVVLSGPNGAGKSTLMKMLAGVEPLNAGSRSLGLHVGVAYYAQHQLEALSEANTVLQEIDAVAPGWTVPQERSLLGAFLFSGDDVDKRVGVLSGGERARLALAKMLVAPEALLCLDEPTNHLDIDSIDMLERALTRFPGTIVLISHDEHLVRAVANRVVDVRDGQMRVIDGDYDYFLYKRDDLARRVEQADGRSEATGAQSRAGTVGRPRAGTSSPEEPAAGKRTREQRRRDAQARAELNRRLKQRRTRLSTVDADLARKRARYDELMAIMSSEGLYEDQVAFNRALAEYGALKKEISVLEEEWLDLSAQLEEETSHGRS; encoded by the coding sequence ATGATCCTCTCGGTTGACAAGGTTGAGAAGAGCTTCGGCGCGCGCGTTCTGTTCACGGGCGCGTCGCTGCAGATCAACGCCGGTGAGCGCTACGCGCTCGTCGGGCCCAACGGCGCCGGCAAGACCACGCTGCTCAAGATCATCATGGGGCTCGATGCACCCGACACCGGATCCGTCCTGTTCGCCAAGGATGTTCGCGTCGGCTATCTCGAGCAGGAGACGAAACTCGCCTCAAGCCGCTCCATCCTGGAGGAGGTCATGGCTTCGGCCAGCGAGATCGTCTCGCTCGGTGAGCGCGCCGAGAAGCTGCAGCAGCAGATCGCCGCGGCGGGGGAGGCGGGCGGCGAGCTCGATGCGCTGCTGCGCGAATACGGGCAGGTGCAGGACCGTTTCGAGCGGCTCGGCGGCTACGAGCTGGAGAGCAGCGCCCGTCAGATTTTGGCCGGCCTGGGCTTTCACGTCGAGGACTTCTCGCGGCCCTGCGCGGAATTCTCGGGAGGCTGGCAGATGCGCATCGCGCTCGCGAAGCTTTTCCTGCGCCATCCCGACCTGCTTCTGCTCGATGAGCCGACCAACCACCTCGATCTGGAGAGCGTCCAGTGGCTGCGCGGCTTTATCGCCGGCTACGAGGGCGCCGTGCTCATCGTCAGCCACGACCGAGCCTTCATGGACGCCTGCTGCGATCACGTCGCCGCCGTCGAGAACCGTCGCGTCACCACCTATGCGGGCAACTACGGCGCGTATCTGCGCCAGCGCGAGGAGAACCTCGAGCAGATGCGTCTCAAGCGCGCCGCGCAGGAGCGCGAGATCGCCCACATGCAGGTGTTCGTCGATAAGTTCCGCTACAAACCCACCAAGGCGGCGCAGGCCCAGGAGCGCATACGGCGCATCGAGCAGATCAGACAAGAGCTCGTCATCCTGCCCGAGGGCCACCGCCACGTCGACTTCAAGTTCCCCGACCCTCCGCGCTCCGGCGACATGGTGGTCTCCCTCGAGAACGCTTCGAAAGCCTACGGGGACAAGCAGATCTACGACGGCATCGATCTCACGCTGTACCGAGGCGATCATGTCGTGCTCTCCGGGCCGAACGGCGCGGGCAAGTCGACCCTCATGAAGATGCTCGCCGGCGTCGAGCCGTTGAACGCGGGTTCGCGCTCGCTCGGCCTCCATGTCGGCGTGGCATACTACGCACAGCATCAGCTCGAGGCGCTCAGCGAGGCGAACACCGTCCTGCAGGAGATCGACGCCGTCGCCCCGGGGTGGACCGTTCCGCAGGAGCGCAGCCTGCTCGGAGCCTTTTTGTTCTCCGGCGACGATGTGGACAAGCGGGTCGGCGTGCTCTCCGGCGGGGAGCGGGCCCGGCTCGCGCTGGCCAAGATGCTCGTCGCGCCCGAGGCTCTGCTGTGCTTGGACGAGCCGACGAACCATCTGGACATCGATTCCATCGACATGCTCGAGCGCGCGCTCACGCGCTTTCCCGGCACGATCGTGCTGATCAGCCATGATGAACATCTGGTGCGCGCCGTCGCCAATCGCGTCGTCGACGTCCGAGACGGCCAGATGAGAGTCATCGACGGCGACTACGACTACTTCCTGTACAAGCGCGATGATCTCGCGAGGCGTGTGGAACAAGCAGACGGTCGGTCCGAGGCGACCGGCGCGCAATCGCGCGCCGGCACGGTCGGGCGGCCACGCGCGGGCACCTCGAGCCCTGAGGAGCCTGCAGCGGGGAAGCGCACACGCGAGCAGCGGCGGCGTGACGCGCAGGCGCGCGCCGAGCTGAACCGCAGGCTCAAGCAGCGCCGGACTCGCTTGAGCACCGTCGATGCGGATCTCGCTCGCAAGCGCGCGCGCTACGATGAGCTTATGGCGATCATGTCCTCAGAGGGGCTCTACGAGGATCAGGTCGCATTCAACCGGGCGCTGGCTGAGTACGGTGCGCTCAAAAAGGAGATTTCCGTTCTCGAGGAGGAGTGGCTGGATCTTTCGGCTCAACTGGAGGAGGAGACATCACATGGGCGTTCGTAG
- a CDS encoding site-2 protease family protein: MYRLSLYSIIISVLALIIGIVVHESAHALAAYLLGDATARSRGRVSLNPLNHIDPFGTVLLPLLMIAMGGPVFAFAKPVPVQVNNLRHPKRDELLVSLAGPASNIVIACLFTLLLRLVLHSVAISSATDFMVRSIMDLSVEAIQINLALAFFNLIPIPPLDGSAILVVFLKGQALRTYYEIQRYAMFALLIMLFVLPQFFRIDLISLYFSVTVYPVFHFLLSFAMGLV, translated from the coding sequence ATGTATAGGTTGTCGTTGTATTCGATCATCATCAGCGTGCTCGCATTGATCATCGGCATCGTCGTTCATGAGAGCGCGCATGCGCTCGCCGCGTATCTTCTTGGAGACGCGACCGCTCGCTCGCGCGGCCGCGTCTCGCTCAATCCTCTGAATCATATCGATCCGTTCGGCACCGTTTTGCTGCCGCTGCTCATGATAGCGATGGGTGGACCGGTGTTCGCGTTCGCCAAGCCCGTACCGGTGCAGGTCAACAATCTCAGGCATCCCAAGCGCGACGAGCTTTTGGTCTCGCTCGCCGGTCCCGCCTCGAACATCGTGATCGCCTGCCTGTTCACGCTGCTGCTGAGATTGGTTCTCCATTCGGTCGCGATCTCTTCTGCGACTGATTTTATGGTCAGATCGATCATGGATCTGTCCGTCGAGGCGATTCAGATCAACCTCGCGCTCGCATTTTTCAATCTCATTCCGATCCCGCCGCTTGACGGGTCCGCCATCCTGGTCGTGTTCCTCAAGGGCCAGGCCCTGCGCACCTACTATGAGATCCAGCGCTATGCCATGTTCGCGTTGCTGATCATGCTGTTCGTCTTGCCTCAGTTCTTCCGTATCGATCTGATCTCGCTGTATTTCAGCGTGACCGTGTACCCTGTATTTCATTTTCTGCTGTCATTCGCGATGGGATTGGTCTGA
- a CDS encoding segregation and condensation protein A, which produces MSYRVTTKFYSGPFDLLLQLVSRQKVDIGAISISEVAEQFLSEVHRLDAMNLDIASDFVLVAATLLDIKAASLVPDDAVRLREDAIEEDDELSDLDGDALREVLIQRLIAYKQFRSASWALGSRMEAEGRMHPRVAGPDPEFLNLMPDYFSGITLRGLAVICADLAARRDTFLLEAEHVAPRRVPLELTVASVDRVTTARPRIMFSELLDAESSAEQIVSTFLAILELAKRGSITLAQASSFGDIRIDRVRGAAAYKPGDALSADE; this is translated from the coding sequence ATGTCGTATCGCGTGACGACCAAGTTCTATTCGGGTCCGTTCGATCTGCTGCTGCAGCTCGTCTCGCGGCAGAAGGTTGATATCGGGGCCATCTCGATCTCAGAGGTCGCCGAGCAGTTTCTTTCCGAAGTGCACCGCTTGGACGCGATGAACCTCGATATAGCCAGCGACTTCGTGCTCGTCGCCGCTACGCTTCTGGACATCAAGGCGGCCTCTCTGGTGCCCGATGACGCGGTGCGTCTTCGCGAGGATGCGATCGAGGAGGATGATGAGCTCTCCGACCTTGACGGCGACGCTCTGCGCGAGGTGCTCATACAGAGGCTCATCGCGTACAAGCAGTTCAGAAGCGCCTCATGGGCCCTTGGATCGCGCATGGAGGCCGAGGGACGCATGCATCCCAGGGTCGCCGGCCCGGACCCCGAGTTCTTGAATCTCATGCCCGATTACTTCTCCGGGATCACGTTGCGTGGTCTTGCTGTCATCTGCGCCGACCTCGCCGCGCGACGTGATACGTTCTTGCTGGAGGCCGAACACGTGGCGCCGCGTCGCGTGCCACTGGAGCTCACGGTCGCCTCTGTCGATCGAGTGACGACGGCCCGGCCCCGTATCATGTTCTCCGAGCTTCTCGACGCCGAATCGAGTGCCGAGCAGATCGTCTCAACGTTTCTGGCGATACTGGAGCTCGCGAAGCGCGGATCGATCACGCTGGCGCAGGCATCGAGCTTCGGCGACATTCGCATCGACCGCGTCCGTGGCGCCGCGGCCTATAAGCCGGGCGACGCGTTGTCCGCAGACGAGTAG
- the scpB gene encoding SMC-Scp complex subunit ScpB, with translation MNTLDTLESDSPKGALEAMLLVSSDPVSASALARVIRIAPGEAASLLAELKVEYEEANRGFQLREVAGGWRLFTHPAYHEQVESFVMSWDTQKLSQAALETLSVIAYHQPATREAVRGIRGVNSDGVISSLVDKGLIREVGRDAERGQAILYGTTNVFLEKFGLRSLRDLPDLEQFAPDEESKRFIRERLSGGAISSTLEQTEEDLEEERELLDTSEGEDLRAQSALDALSGADGTAVRGGETAGDRLDA, from the coding sequence GTGAACACCTTGGATACCCTGGAATCCGATTCACCGAAAGGCGCTCTCGAGGCGATGCTTCTGGTCTCGAGCGATCCGGTGAGCGCCTCTGCGCTCGCGCGCGTGATCCGCATCGCACCCGGCGAGGCGGCGTCGCTTCTGGCGGAACTCAAGGTCGAGTATGAAGAGGCCAATCGGGGTTTCCAGCTGCGCGAGGTCGCAGGAGGCTGGCGTCTGTTCACGCACCCCGCGTATCACGAGCAGGTCGAGTCGTTCGTGATGTCCTGGGACACGCAGAAGCTGTCGCAAGCGGCTCTGGAGACGCTCTCGGTGATCGCGTATCACCAGCCCGCGACTCGGGAGGCGGTGAGAGGGATTCGCGGTGTGAACTCCGACGGGGTCATCTCGTCGCTCGTCGACAAAGGGCTCATCCGCGAGGTGGGTCGCGACGCGGAGCGCGGCCAGGCGATCCTGTACGGCACAACGAATGTCTTTCTCGAGAAATTCGGCCTGCGCTCCCTGCGCGATCTTCCGGATCTCGAGCAATTCGCCCCCGATGAGGAATCGAAGCGATTTATCCGCGAGCGCCTCTCAGGTGGCGCGATCTCATCGACCCTCGAGCAGACCGAGGAGGACCTGGAGGAGGAGCGCGAGCTTCTCGACACCTCCGAGGGAGAGGATCTGCGCGCCCAATCGGCCCTCGACGCGCTGTCCGGTGCGGACGGTACAGCCGTGCGCGGCGGCGAGACCGCGGGTGATCGCCTTGACGCCTGA
- a CDS encoding pseudouridine synthase, which translates to MRLQRFLARAGVASRRGSEHLMSAGRVRVNGLVASELGTKVDVGADRVEVDGIEVVFGAPPVYIVLNKPAGYLTTMSDPAGRPCVAELVPIRRFPGLFPVGRLDKDTTGVLLFTTDGDLAQNLLHPSKHVAKTYLARVEGTPDSADLDVLRAGIELDDGPCLPARCRLVERRASGGSSLVELIIREGRKNQVKRMLAAVGHPVQRLVRTSFGGVAASDLAEGEWRELTSCELALLRPESPADPPAHLGRPGASRKES; encoded by the coding sequence ATGCGCCTGCAGCGCTTTCTCGCGCGTGCGGGCGTCGCGAGCCGGCGCGGCTCCGAGCACCTGATGAGCGCCGGCAGGGTGCGCGTGAACGGTCTGGTCGCAAGCGAGCTGGGAACGAAGGTCGATGTCGGAGCCGATCGCGTCGAGGTGGACGGCATCGAAGTCGTCTTCGGTGCACCTCCGGTCTATATCGTGCTCAACAAACCGGCGGGCTATCTCACCACGATGAGCGATCCCGCGGGCAGGCCCTGTGTCGCCGAGCTGGTTCCCATCCGGCGCTTTCCGGGGCTCTTCCCCGTCGGGAGGCTCGACAAGGACACGACAGGCGTGTTGCTGTTCACGACGGATGGCGATCTCGCGCAGAATCTGCTGCATCCCTCGAAGCACGTCGCGAAGACCTACCTCGCACGCGTGGAGGGGACCCCGGATTCGGCCGACCTTGATGTGCTGCGCGCCGGGATCGAACTCGATGACGGCCCATGCCTGCCTGCTCGGTGCCGTCTTGTCGAGCGACGCGCCTCGGGGGGATCATCCCTTGTTGAGCTGATCATTCGCGAGGGCCGAAAGAATCAGGTCAAGCGCATGCTTGCCGCTGTGGGCCATCCTGTTCAGCGCCTTGTGCGCACGAGCTTCGGCGGGGTTGCCGCCAGCGATCTCGCAGAAGGGGAGTGGAGAGAGCTCACGTCCTGCGAGCTCGCTCTTCTCCGACCTGAATCGCCAGCTGATCCGCCCGCGCACCTCGGGCGGCCCGGCGCGTCTCGAAAGGAATCATGA
- the cmk gene encoding (d)CMP kinase: MIVAIDGPAGSGKSTIARELASRLGFAQLDTGALYRAVTNAALSRGVDIDDERAIAQLAARLSMRFTSRAGEETHLEVDGRDVTREIRTAAVDRAVSKVSSNPGVRTALLDAQRQAAIGRDIVAEGRDIGTVVFPDAEVKVFLTADPVERARRRALQRHGTSLDSRHLDAESRRILADIKRRDTLDANRRCAPLSCAADAVRIDSTACGIDEVLARITSLIDDRR; the protein is encoded by the coding sequence ATGATCGTCGCCATAGACGGACCCGCTGGATCGGGCAAATCGACCATCGCGCGCGAGCTCGCCAGTCGTCTCGGTTTCGCTCAGCTCGACACCGGGGCGCTGTATCGCGCCGTCACGAATGCCGCGCTGAGCCGAGGTGTCGATATCGACGACGAGCGCGCGATCGCGCAACTGGCTGCACGGCTCTCCATGCGCTTCACCTCGCGCGCCGGGGAGGAGACCCACCTCGAGGTGGACGGTCGCGACGTCACGCGCGAGATTCGCACGGCGGCGGTGGACCGCGCCGTCTCGAAGGTCTCTTCGAACCCGGGGGTGCGCACCGCGCTGCTCGATGCTCAGCGCCAAGCAGCGATCGGGCGCGATATCGTGGCGGAGGGCCGCGACATCGGAACCGTGGTGTTTCCAGATGCCGAGGTGAAGGTGTTTTTGACGGCGGACCCTGTGGAGCGCGCCCGTCGGCGCGCGCTCCAGCGTCATGGGACATCGCTGGACAGCCGACATCTCGACGCCGAGTCGCGCAGGATCCTTGCTGACATAAAGCGCAGAGACACCCTGGATGCCAATCGGCGGTGCGCTCCGCTGTCCTGCGCGGCGGACGCCGTGCGCATCGATTCCACCGCCTGCGGCATCGATGAGGTGCTCGCTCGCATCACATCTCTCATCGATGACAGGAGATAG
- a CDS encoding lysophospholipid acyltransferase family protein, with the protein MGAAKSADRYFECGMRAFPLPIRILSDLVFGILYIFSKLLWRWRVENADELVSSDATGSVVICNHTSMAEVVVICAHVWRSGRRVRPLYKSEWDAVGIVRWLFSRVGGGIPIERGTADLKALRRAQRALARGEDVLIFPEGTRIRDEGRPVRIHGGFALLAQMAKAEIAPMAVCGFRDITPAGKHVPRPRKTWVRCGSRIDPAAAPANLRRRERLAWVEDESVSRMYAVRDELRREHPGRS; encoded by the coding sequence ATGGGCGCGGCCAAAAGCGCGGATCGCTACTTCGAGTGCGGCATGCGAGCGTTCCCCCTGCCGATTCGGATCCTCAGCGACCTGGTCTTCGGTATCCTCTACATCTTCTCAAAGCTCTTGTGGCGTTGGCGGGTGGAGAACGCCGATGAGCTCGTTTCATCCGACGCGACCGGATCGGTCGTCATCTGCAACCACACGTCCATGGCAGAGGTCGTCGTCATATGCGCGCACGTCTGGCGCAGCGGTCGGCGCGTCCGCCCGCTGTACAAATCCGAATGGGACGCGGTGGGGATCGTGCGGTGGCTCTTTTCACGGGTTGGAGGAGGCATTCCCATCGAGCGCGGAACCGCGGATCTCAAAGCGCTTCGTCGCGCGCAGCGCGCGCTGGCGCGAGGCGAGGACGTGCTGATCTTCCCGGAGGGCACGCGCATCCGAGACGAGGGGCGGCCCGTCAGGATCCACGGGGGATTCGCCCTGCTCGCACAGATGGCGAAGGCCGAGATCGCCCCTATGGCGGTCTGCGGCTTTCGTGATATAACCCCTGCGGGCAAACACGTGCCCCGTCCGAGAAAGACCTGGGTCCGTTGCGGCTCACGGATCGATCCCGCGGCGGCTCCAGCGAATCTCCGGCGTCGCGAACGGCTCGCGTGGGTGGAGGACGAGTCGGTCTCGCGCATGTACGCCGTCCGAGATGAGCTGCGCCGCGAGCATCCCGGCAGGAGCTGA
- the ispH gene encoding 4-hydroxy-3-methylbut-2-enyl diphosphate reductase, producing the protein MVEIEIAAHAGACYGVERALAMARAAARDAEGPVRTLGPLIHNPLVVDELAREGVSVAQSVSTADAGTLILRTHGVVPRLVEQARAQGLHVLDATCPYVKRAHAAARRLVRQGFQLLVVGEAGHPEVEGILGAAGDGARVVSRLADLDGIDLAERIGVVVQTTQTIERLQQITDALLARAREVCVVNTICAATTDRQRAARALAEREDVMIVIGGKNSGNTRRLAEISAASCPKTHHIEDVAELESSWFYGARLVGITAGASTPAAHIDRAVAVIGGMCDSA; encoded by the coding sequence ATGGTCGAGATCGAGATCGCTGCGCACGCGGGCGCGTGCTACGGTGTGGAGCGCGCGCTCGCGATGGCGCGCGCCGCCGCCCGGGACGCTGAGGGACCGGTTAGAACCCTCGGTCCGCTCATTCACAATCCGCTTGTCGTCGATGAGCTCGCCCGCGAGGGCGTCAGCGTCGCGCAGAGCGTGTCGACAGCGGATGCCGGCACGCTGATTCTGCGCACGCATGGTGTCGTGCCCCGGCTCGTCGAGCAAGCGCGCGCCCAGGGCCTTCACGTGCTCGATGCGACCTGCCCCTACGTGAAGCGGGCCCACGCCGCGGCGCGCCGCCTCGTTCGTCAGGGCTTCCAGCTGCTCGTGGTCGGAGAGGCCGGACATCCCGAGGTCGAGGGCATTCTCGGAGCCGCAGGCGATGGCGCGCGCGTCGTCTCCCGTCTCGCCGATCTGGACGGAATCGATCTCGCCGAGCGCATCGGTGTCGTCGTCCAGACCACCCAGACGATCGAGCGCCTTCAGCAGATCACCGACGCGCTCCTCGCGCGCGCGCGCGAGGTTTGCGTCGTGAACACGATCTGCGCTGCGACCACCGATCGACAGCGCGCTGCGCGCGCCCTTGCCGAGCGGGAGGATGTGATGATCGTGATAGGCGGCAAGAACTCGGGCAACACCCGTCGTCTCGCCGAGATCTCGGCCGCTTCGTGTCCGAAGACGCATCATATCGAGGATGTCGCAGAACTCGAGTCAAGTTGGTTTTACGGCGCGCGTCTCGTCGGCATCACGGCTGGCGCGTCGACGCCCGCCGCCCACATCGATCGCGCTGTCGCGGTCATCGGCGGTATGTGCGACAGCGCGTGA